One window from the genome of Paraclostridium sordellii encodes:
- a CDS encoding GntR family transcriptional regulator, with the protein MKLVDKNSTIPLHIQLMKIIKEMIESGELKAGDSIMPERELCTIQNVSRMTVNKAIVNLVNEDFLYRVQGRGTFVAVRKEKNRFSSMQGFTEVMEEKGIHIKTDILSFEESEQDEYIRKELKIYDKDQMIYRVERLRYIEDEPFGLEISYIPKYICNNLENDLKTKNSLYSIINDVYNHKMKRAEQIIEPIMLTKEESKILKQCEGDLALKLKRTSYIDGDIPVEYTISIFRSDKYQYEILLNA; encoded by the coding sequence ATGAAGTTAGTAGATAAAAATAGTACAATTCCTCTTCATATACAATTAATGAAAATTATAAAAGAGATGATTGAATCAGGAGAACTTAAGGCTGGAGATTCTATTATGCCAGAGCGTGAATTATGTACGATACAAAATGTAAGTAGAATGACTGTAAATAAAGCAATAGTAAATTTAGTAAATGAAGATTTTTTATATAGAGTACAAGGCAGAGGAACTTTTGTAGCAGTTAGAAAAGAAAAAAATAGATTTTCTAGTATGCAAGGATTTACAGAGGTTATGGAAGAAAAAGGAATTCATATAAAAACAGATATATTATCTTTTGAAGAATCAGAACAAGATGAATATATAAGAAAAGAATTAAAAATATATGATAAAGATCAAATGATATATAGGGTTGAAAGATTAAGGTATATAGAAGATGAGCCTTTTGGTTTAGAAATAAGTTATATACCAAAATATATTTGCAATAACCTGGAAAACGATTTAAAAACTAAAAACTCATTATATTCAATAATAAATGATGTTTATAACCATAAGATGAAAAGGGCTGAGCAAATAATAGAACCTATTATGCTTACTAAAGAAGAATCAAAAATTTTAAAGCAATGTGAAGGTGATTTAGCCTTAAAACTTAAAAGAACTTCTTATATAGATGGAGACATACCTGTAGAATATACTATTTCTATATTTAGAAGTGATAAGTATCAATATGAAATTTTATTAAATGCATAG
- a CDS encoding CvfB family protein translates to MIKIGDFNKLTIARKADFGFFLDAKTGNTNDDIFMHKKFTNYEVLIPGDEVNVFVYKDSKDKLAATLNPPLGKIDEIGYFEVVDATKIGYFINIGLEKDILVPFSAKHYDIKKGNKYLFYLYLDKSDRIAATTRIEDRLSTDSNYKVGDTVTGVVYGFQTNDSAMVCVDNKFDGVILNNEYFTKLNIGDELNLKVIKVYEDGKLGLTPRQGREQELNELESKIINYLNNASRGFMPYNDKSDPSDISSVFNCSKKNFKRTLGVLMKKGLITQDEEGTRLV, encoded by the coding sequence TTGATAAAAATAGGTGATTTTAATAAATTAACCATTGCTAGAAAAGCTGATTTTGGATTCTTTTTAGATGCTAAAACAGGAAATACTAACGATGATATTTTCATGCATAAAAAGTTTACAAATTATGAAGTTTTAATCCCAGGAGATGAAGTTAACGTATTTGTATATAAAGATTCAAAAGATAAATTAGCAGCAACTTTAAACCCTCCTTTAGGAAAAATTGATGAAATAGGTTATTTTGAAGTTGTTGATGCTACTAAAATAGGCTATTTTATAAATATAGGATTAGAAAAAGATATTTTAGTTCCTTTTAGTGCAAAGCATTATGATATAAAAAAAGGAAATAAGTATTTATTTTACTTATATTTAGATAAATCAGATAGAATAGCTGCTACAACTAGAATAGAAGATCGTTTATCTACTGATTCAAACTATAAAGTTGGAGATACTGTTACTGGTGTAGTTTATGGTTTCCAAACAAATGATAGTGCTATGGTTTGTGTAGATAATAAATTTGATGGAGTTATACTTAATAATGAATACTTTACTAAGCTTAATATAGGAGATGAATTAAACTTAAAAGTAATAAAAGTTTATGAAGACGGAAAATTAGGTCTTACTCCTAGACAAGGTAGAGAACAAGAGTTAAACGAACTTGAATCAAAAATAATTAATTATTTAAATAATGCATCAAGAGGATTTATGCCTTATAATGATAAATCAGATCCATCTGATATATCATCTGTTTTTAACTGTAGTAAAAAGAACTTTAAACGTACTTTAGGCGTTCTTATGAAAAAAGGTTTAATAACTCAAGACGAAGAAGGAACTCGTTTAGTTTAA
- a CDS encoding 6-phospho-beta-glucosidase: protein MKKGLKIVTIGGGSSYTPELVEGFIKRYDELPVKELWLVDIEQGKHKLETVGNLAKRMVKKAGVDMEIHLTLDRKKALKDADFVTTQLRVGLLEARIKDESIPLSHGVIGQETNGAGGLFKALRTVPVILDIIKDVEELCPKAWIINFTNPTGIITEAVFRYTNFKNYIGLCNVPIGMKNGIAKLFDVENERIQMDFAGLNHMVYGLNVSLDGNDITNEAIDKFVHSKLSMQNIKAIEFNADFIKNLGLIPCPYHRYYYKTKEMLDEELTEFSKGKSRGQVVKELEDQLFELYKDEKLDIKPPQLEKRGGAFYSDAACNLISSIYNDKQDIQVVNTLNNGAIRNFKDDQAVEVSSVITKNGPKPLSMGYLPDAVDGLVSQIKSFELLAAKAAVCGDYNSAYLALCINPLIPSDDLAKTILDEMIKAHKEYLPQFNK from the coding sequence ATGAAAAAGGGACTTAAGATAGTGACTATAGGAGGAGGATCTAGTTATACTCCAGAACTTGTAGAAGGGTTTATAAAAAGATATGATGAATTACCAGTAAAAGAATTATGGTTAGTTGATATAGAACAGGGGAAACATAAATTAGAAACGGTTGGAAATCTGGCAAAAAGAATGGTAAAAAAAGCTGGAGTTGATATGGAAATTCATCTTACTTTAGATAGGAAAAAAGCATTGAAAGATGCTGATTTTGTAACAACTCAGCTAAGAGTAGGGTTATTAGAAGCAAGAATAAAAGATGAGAGTATTCCTCTATCTCATGGTGTTATAGGTCAAGAAACTAATGGCGCAGGAGGTCTTTTTAAAGCTTTAAGGACTGTACCGGTAATACTAGATATAATAAAAGATGTAGAAGAATTATGTCCTAAGGCTTGGATTATCAACTTCACAAACCCAACAGGTATAATAACTGAAGCAGTATTTAGATATACTAATTTTAAAAATTATATAGGTTTATGTAATGTACCCATAGGTATGAAAAATGGAATAGCTAAATTATTTGATGTTGAGAATGAAAGAATACAAATGGATTTCGCAGGTTTAAATCATATGGTATACGGGTTAAATGTTTCATTAGATGGAAATGATATTACAAATGAAGCTATAGATAAATTTGTACATTCAAAACTATCTATGCAAAATATAAAAGCCATAGAATTTAATGCTGATTTTATTAAAAATTTAGGGCTTATACCTTGTCCATACCATAGATATTATTATAAAACCAAAGAAATGCTAGATGAAGAATTAACTGAGTTTTCAAAAGGTAAATCAAGAGGGCAAGTGGTTAAGGAACTTGAGGATCAATTATTTGAATTATATAAAGATGAAAAATTAGATATAAAACCACCTCAACTAGAAAAGAGGGGAGGAGCATTTTATAGTGATGCAGCTTGCAACTTGATAAGCTCAATTTATAATGATAAACAAGATATCCAAGTTGTAAATACTCTAAACAATGGAGCTATAAGAAATTTCAAAGATGATCAAGCTGTTGAGGTTAGCAGTGTTATAACTAAAAATGGACCGAAGCCACTATCAATGGGATATTTACCAGATGCTGTTGACGGACTAGTAAGTCAAATTAAGTCATTTGAGTTACTAGCTGCTAAAGCTGCTGTATGTGGAGACTACAATTCTGCATACTTGGCACTTTGTATAAATCCGCTAATACCATCTGATGATTTGGCAAAAACTATACTAGATGAAATGATTAAGGCTCATAAAGAATATCTACCACAATTTAATAAATAA
- a CDS encoding PTS sugar transporter subunit IIC, whose translation MGAIMKFMDKYIIPVAGKLGAQRHLVAVRDGFVAMIPITMIGAVATLVNNLPVEAYKNFMAKIFGENWTMLGADLWWGSIATMAVFLVVSIAYNLAKSYDEDGLQAGLIALAIFFVMAPQVADIKNEAGKIISSGWGFIPSGYISNSALFSAIVIGLLSTEVFVRLSKIKKMTIKMPDGVPPAVAKSFAKLIPGMLTIAIFGIIGVLIKKFTGGLFLNDLLNTYLAAPLKGMADSLGSTMLVTFFIHLLWTVGLHGANIAMPVTETLLLDLGAENAALAQAGATQGYHIFAGSFLDAFVYLGGSGMILGLIIALIIAGRRRKDMIALGLAPSCFNISEPVIFGLPIVLNPIYMIPFVLAPVICSGVAYMAIKIGWVMPVIMPKIPWVTPPILGGIMATGHWSGGVLAMINLLISILIYIPFVIASEKIEQRKGTLTPVESNDDDFSFDDLEL comes from the coding sequence ATGGGTGCAATAATGAAATTTATGGATAAGTATATTATCCCTGTAGCTGGAAAATTAGGTGCACAGAGACATTTAGTAGCAGTAAGAGATGGTTTCGTAGCAATGATACCTATTACTATGATAGGAGCTGTAGCAACACTAGTAAATAATTTGCCAGTAGAAGCATATAAAAACTTTATGGCAAAAATATTTGGGGAAAACTGGACGATGTTGGGAGCAGATTTATGGTGGGGATCAATTGCCACTATGGCTGTATTTTTAGTTGTTTCAATAGCATATAATCTTGCTAAATCTTATGATGAAGATGGATTACAAGCAGGACTTATAGCATTAGCAATTTTCTTTGTAATGGCACCTCAGGTAGCTGATATAAAAAATGAAGCAGGTAAAATAATAAGTTCTGGATGGGGATTTATTCCTTCGGGATATATATCAAATTCAGCATTATTTTCAGCTATAGTTATAGGATTACTTTCAACAGAAGTTTTTGTTAGATTATCTAAAATAAAGAAAATGACTATAAAAATGCCGGATGGAGTTCCACCAGCTGTAGCTAAATCTTTTGCAAAACTTATACCAGGAATGTTAACGATAGCAATATTTGGAATTATAGGAGTGTTGATAAAGAAGTTCACAGGTGGATTATTCTTAAATGATTTATTAAATACTTATTTAGCAGCACCGCTTAAAGGAATGGCAGATTCATTAGGATCAACGATGTTAGTAACTTTCTTTATACATTTACTATGGACAGTTGGATTACATGGGGCAAATATAGCAATGCCCGTTACCGAAACGTTATTATTAGACTTAGGGGCTGAAAATGCAGCTTTAGCTCAAGCTGGAGCAACTCAAGGTTATCATATTTTTGCAGGATCATTCCTTGATGCATTCGTATATTTAGGTGGGTCAGGTATGATACTTGGTCTAATAATAGCCTTAATAATAGCAGGTAGAAGACGTAAAGATATGATTGCTTTAGGATTAGCGCCATCTTGCTTTAACATAAGTGAGCCAGTTATATTTGGGTTACCAATAGTACTAAATCCAATATATATGATACCTTTTGTACTAGCTCCAGTTATATGCTCAGGAGTTGCATATATGGCTATAAAAATAGGATGGGTAATGCCGGTAATAATGCCTAAGATACCATGGGTTACACCTCCAATACTAGGTGGAATAATGGCAACAGGTCACTGGAGTGGTGGTGTATTAGCAATGATTAACTTATTAATATCAATATTAATTTATATACCATTTGTTATAGCATCAGAAAAAATAGAACAAAGAAAAGGAACATTAACTCCAGTAGAAAGTAATGATGATGATTTTAGCTTTGATGATTTAGAATTATAA
- a CDS encoding GntR family transcriptional regulator, which translates to MNEPIYKKIENYIKDLIQSKTLKQGELIPSEKQLSEEFNVTRMTVRSALNNLVKDGYITRQRGVGSIVLANKVYDNISAVSGFTEEMESKGYIVSNILVELNIVEADEELMNKLNLTEKENVWEIKRIRLANNVKLSYMETYMPVKLFPNLKKSHCESSLYNYVENECGYKIAMSEREVSAVLANDELAGLLDLTKPEALLYISQVCKLQNSEVFEYSHTYHYGYTLTLSAVSE; encoded by the coding sequence ATGAATGAACCTATTTATAAAAAAATAGAAAATTATATAAAAGATTTAATTCAATCTAAAACTTTAAAGCAAGGAGAATTAATTCCATCTGAAAAACAATTAAGTGAAGAATTTAATGTAACTAGAATGACAGTAAGATCAGCTCTTAATAATTTAGTTAAAGATGGATATATAACTAGACAACGAGGTGTTGGAAGTATAGTTTTAGCTAACAAGGTATATGATAATATATCTGCGGTAAGCGGTTTCACTGAAGAGATGGAAAGCAAAGGATATATAGTTTCTAATATATTAGTTGAATTAAATATTGTAGAAGCTGATGAAGAACTTATGAATAAATTAAATCTTACAGAAAAAGAAAATGTATGGGAGATAAAAAGAATACGACTTGCTAACAATGTAAAACTCTCGTATATGGAAACATATATGCCTGTAAAATTATTTCCTAATTTAAAGAAATCTCATTGTGAAAGTTCACTGTATAATTATGTTGAAAATGAATGTGGATATAAAATTGCTATGTCAGAACGAGAAGTAAGTGCAGTCTTAGCAAATGATGAGCTTGCAGGATTATTAGATTTAACAAAACCAGAAGCGTTGTTATATATAAGTCAAGTTTGTAAACTACAAAATAGTGAGGTGTTTGAATACTCTCATACTTATCACTATGGATATACTTTAACTTTAAGTGCTGTATCTGAATAA
- a CDS encoding NAD(P)-dependent malic enzyme yields MSKNYAELALKVHEENKGKISVCSKVKVEDKDDLSIAYTPGVAAPCVEISKDESLAYKYTSKGNMVGVISDGTAVLGLGDIGASASIPVMEGKAILFKEFANVDAFPICLNTKDVDEIVRTVKLMEPVFGGINLEDISAPRCFEIEEKLKKELNIPVFHDDQHGTAIVLSAAIINALKLIDKKLEDLEIVINGPGAAGIAIAKMLLSMGVKNIILCGLNGALEENMDDLNWAQREMLKVTNINNEKGLLKDVIKHKDVFIGVSGPNCVTKDMVASMNEKSIILAMANPTPEIMPDLAKEGGAYIVGTGRSDFPNQVNNVLAFPGIFRGALDVRASEINEEMKIAAANAIADSIKEEDLNPNNILPKAFDREVAKNVAEAIKKAAIDSGVARI; encoded by the coding sequence ATGAGTAAAAATTATGCAGAATTAGCGCTTAAGGTACATGAAGAGAATAAAGGTAAAATTTCTGTATGTAGTAAAGTCAAAGTTGAAGATAAGGATGATTTATCAATAGCATACACACCAGGAGTTGCAGCACCCTGTGTTGAAATTTCTAAAGATGAAAGCTTAGCCTATAAATATACTTCAAAAGGTAATATGGTTGGAGTGATAAGTGATGGAACAGCTGTATTAGGACTTGGAGATATAGGAGCTAGTGCATCAATTCCTGTAATGGAAGGAAAGGCTATACTATTTAAAGAATTTGCAAATGTTGATGCTTTTCCAATATGTTTAAATACTAAAGATGTAGATGAAATAGTACGTACTGTAAAATTAATGGAACCTGTATTTGGGGGAATAAACTTAGAAGATATAAGTGCTCCTAGATGTTTTGAAATTGAGGAAAAATTAAAAAAAGAGTTAAATATACCGGTATTTCATGATGATCAACATGGAACAGCTATAGTTTTATCGGCAGCAATAATAAATGCATTAAAATTAATAGATAAAAAACTTGAGGACCTTGAAATAGTTATAAATGGCCCTGGGGCAGCAGGTATTGCAATAGCGAAAATGTTATTAAGTATGGGTGTGAAAAATATTATTTTATGTGGATTAAATGGAGCATTAGAAGAAAATATGGATGATTTAAACTGGGCTCAAAGAGAAATGCTTAAAGTTACTAATATTAACAATGAAAAAGGTTTATTAAAAGATGTAATAAAACATAAAGATGTATTTATAGGAGTATCAGGACCTAACTGTGTAACTAAGGACATGGTAGCTTCTATGAATGAAAAATCTATAATATTAGCAATGGCAAATCCTACTCCAGAGATAATGCCTGATTTAGCTAAAGAAGGAGGAGCATATATAGTAGGAACAGGAAGAAGTGATTTCCCAAATCAAGTAAATAATGTATTAGCTTTTCCGGGAATATTTAGAGGGGCATTAGATGTTAGAGCTAGTGAGATTAATGAAGAAATGAAAATTGCAGCAGCTAATGCTATTGCAGATTCAATAAAAGAAGAGGATTTAAATCCAAATAATATATTACCGAAAGCTTTTGACAGAGAAGTAGCAAAAAATGTAGCAGAAGCTATAAAAAAAGCGGCTATAGATTCAGGAGTAGCTAGAATATAA
- a CDS encoding Fe-S-containing hydro-lyase: MKKVTLPIDNEIVENLKCGEMISLSGVIYTARDAAHQRLINCIKEGKELPFKLKGQAIYYVGPTPSKEGEVIGSAGPTTSYRMDDLTTPLLDRGLKLMIGKGKRNQTVIESMKKNKCAYLVAIGGAGAYISNSIKKSEVIAYEELGAEAIRKLEVEDLLVIVAIDCKGNNIYELNR, encoded by the coding sequence ATGAAAAAAGTAACTCTTCCAATAGATAATGAAATAGTAGAAAATCTTAAGTGTGGAGAAATGATTAGCTTAAGTGGTGTTATTTATACAGCTAGAGATGCTGCTCATCAAAGGTTGATAAACTGTATAAAAGAAGGAAAAGAACTTCCTTTTAAATTAAAAGGACAAGCTATATATTATGTTGGACCAACACCTAGTAAAGAAGGGGAAGTTATAGGGTCTGCAGGGCCTACTACTAGCTATAGGATGGATGATTTAACTACCCCACTATTAGATAGAGGGTTAAAGCTGATGATTGGGAAAGGAAAGAGAAACCAAACGGTTATTGAATCTATGAAAAAAAATAAATGTGCATATCTAGTTGCAATAGGTGGAGCTGGTGCATATATATCTAATTCTATAAAAAAGTCAGAAGTAATAGCATATGAAGAGTTAGGAGCAGAAGCAATTAGAAAATTGGAAGTTGAGGATTTATTGGTTATAGTTGCGATTGATTGTAAAGGTAATAACATTTATGAATTAAATAGATAA
- a CDS encoding fumarate hydratase → MRIIRSSQITEAVKDLCIKANIYLGEDVKQSIGEYETKEKNELGKNVLNILIQNYKIAEEKQMPICQDTGMAVFFVKVGQTVLIDGQNITDAINEGVRQGYVDGYLRKSVVDPISRVNTKDNTPAIIHYDIVEGDKIYIEFAPKGFGSENMSKLKMLKPSDGIDGIKKFIIDTVKEAGPNPCPPIVVGVGIGGTVEKCAQIAKKALLRDLGTHNEDNNIKMLEIDILREINKLGIGPQGLGGNTTALAVNIESFPTHIAGLPVVVNINCHASRHKSIEI, encoded by the coding sequence GTGAGAATTATAAGATCATCACAAATTACTGAAGCAGTAAAAGACCTTTGTATAAAAGCGAATATATACTTAGGGGAAGATGTTAAACAATCTATAGGAGAATATGAGACAAAAGAAAAAAATGAATTGGGAAAAAACGTTTTAAATATATTAATTCAAAATTACAAAATAGCAGAAGAAAAACAAATGCCAATATGTCAAGATACAGGAATGGCTGTATTTTTTGTGAAAGTTGGGCAAACGGTTCTAATAGATGGACAAAATATAACCGATGCTATAAATGAAGGTGTTAGACAAGGATATGTAGATGGATATTTAAGAAAATCTGTTGTAGATCCTATAAGTAGGGTTAATACAAAAGATAATACACCTGCTATAATACATTACGATATAGTTGAAGGTGACAAAATATATATAGAATTTGCACCAAAGGGATTTGGCAGCGAAAATATGAGTAAATTAAAAATGCTAAAGCCTTCAGATGGTATAGATGGAATAAAAAAATTTATAATAGACACAGTAAAAGAAGCAGGTCCTAATCCATGCCCTCCTATAGTTGTAGGAGTTGGAATAGGAGGAACTGTTGAAAAGTGTGCTCAAATAGCAAAAAAGGCTTTGCTTAGGGATTTAGGGACACATAACGAAGATAATAATATAAAAATGTTAGAGATAGATATATTAAGAGAGATAAATAAACTGGGAATAGGGCCTCAAGGCTTGGGAGGCAATACTACTGCGCTTGCTGTGAATATAGAGTCTTTTCCAACTCATATAGCAGGGCTTCCTGTAGTAGTTAATATAAACTGCCATGCATCAAGACATAAAAGTATTGAAATATAA
- a CDS encoding DNA-3-methyladenine glycosylase produces MDKDFFRRDAITLARDLLGKYLVRKYEGEQIITKIVETEAYMGIEDKAAHVFNDKRTSRTEPLYQDGGCIYVYLIYGMYHCLNISANIEGVPQCVLIRAVEPVSPMNLISQNRYLKNYDELSSYQKKNICNGPGKLCKALKIDKELNFKSILGDELYILDNDEEIKKSDIIESKRVNIDYAQEAKDYLWRFYIKDNKHISKK; encoded by the coding sequence ATGGATAAAGATTTTTTTAGGAGAGATGCTATAACTCTAGCTAGAGATTTACTGGGTAAATACCTTGTAAGGAAATATGAAGGAGAACAAATAATTACAAAGATAGTAGAAACAGAGGCTTATATGGGGATAGAAGATAAAGCTGCACATGTCTTCAATGATAAAAGAACAAGTAGAACGGAACCTTTGTATCAGGATGGAGGATGCATATATGTATATTTAATTTATGGAATGTATCACTGCTTAAATATATCGGCGAATATTGAAGGAGTTCCACAATGTGTTTTAATAAGAGCGGTTGAACCTGTAAGTCCAATGAATTTAATTTCTCAAAACAGATACTTAAAAAATTATGATGAATTAAGTTCATATCAAAAGAAAAATATATGTAATGGTCCGGGAAAATTATGTAAGGCCTTGAAAATAGATAAAGAATTAAACTTTAAAAGTATATTAGGTGATGAATTATATATACTGGACAATGACGAAGAAATTAAAAAATCTGATATTATAGAAAGTAAACGAGTAAATATTGATTATGCACAAGAAGCCAAAGATTATCTATGGAGATTTTATATAAAGGATAATAAGCATATATCAAAAAAATAA
- the ybaK gene encoding Cys-tRNA(Pro) deacylase: MAKAVKTNAMRILDSKKVKYNMYSYDVSDDHIDGISVASKIGRDVNEVYKTLVTHGTSKNIYVYVIPVHENLDLKKAAKVAGEKKIEMVHVSDINKLTGYIRGGCSPIGMKKLYKTFVNETAKNLENIIVSGGKIGYQVELSPIDLQKVTNCKFEDII; encoded by the coding sequence ATGGCTAAAGCAGTAAAAACTAATGCTATGAGAATTTTAGATTCAAAAAAGGTAAAATATAATATGTATTCATATGATGTTTCAGATGATCATATAGATGGTATATCTGTTGCAAGTAAAATTGGAAGAGATGTAAATGAAGTATATAAAACTTTAGTTACACATGGAACAAGCAAAAATATTTATGTATATGTAATACCTGTTCATGAAAATTTAGATTTGAAAAAGGCTGCAAAAGTAGCAGGAGAAAAGAAAATAGAGATGGTACATGTAAGTGATATAAATAAATTAACAGGGTATATAAGAGGTGGGTGTTCTCCCATTGGTATGAAAAAATTATACAAGACATTTGTAAATGAAACAGCTAAAAATTTAGAAAATATAATAGTAAGTGGCGGGAAAATAGGATATCAAGTTGAGTTAAGTCCAATAGATTTACAGAAGGTAACTAATTGTAAATTTGAAGATATTATATAA
- a CDS encoding aminopeptidase P family protein, giving the protein MINERISKLRELMKEKDIFAYMIPSSDYHQSEYVGDFFKLRQYMSGFTGSAGTLIITQEEAGLWTDGRYFIQAEEELKNSEIKLFKMYEEGVLTIPEYLEKNMPKGSKFAFDGKVVSANLGRSLEEKLNKNNIKIIYEFDLVDKIYKNRPKLPTESAFLHDLSYCGESFSSKLKRVREKMKEMKAITYIITSLDDIGWLLNLRGKDVDFNPVVLSYLIVTLEAIFLFIDKDKINKDIIKELNKENTIIKNYEEIYEFIKIVNKDESVLIDPNKVSYYIYKCLNKDIKKIESIDITTKMKCIKNKVELENARNSHIKDGIAITKFIYWLKNNVGKLNITELSASEKLESLRKEQDGFIEPSFNTIAAYKDHAAMLHYSAVLDNQYELEKEGLFLIDSGGQYYDGTTDITRTIVLGDINDELKEKFTAVVRGMICLSKAKFLYGTRGVNLDVLARGPLWECDIDYKCGTGHGIGFLLNVHEGPNSFYWKINDGKVNNPIIEEGMITTNEPGIYVDGSYGIRIENEIVAKKGIKNEYGQFMYFETITYAPIDLDGIDIKYMNKDEITYLNKYHKLVYEKISPYLSEEEKSWLKEYTREI; this is encoded by the coding sequence ATGATTAATGAAAGAATTTCAAAATTAAGAGAATTAATGAAAGAAAAGGACATATTTGCATATATGATACCTTCATCAGATTACCATCAAAGTGAGTATGTAGGTGATTTCTTTAAACTCAGACAATATATGTCTGGGTTTACAGGTTCTGCTGGAACTTTAATTATAACTCAAGAAGAAGCTGGATTATGGACAGATGGTAGATACTTTATACAAGCTGAAGAAGAACTTAAAAATAGTGAGATAAAGCTTTTTAAAATGTATGAAGAAGGGGTTTTAACTATACCTGAATATCTAGAAAAAAATATGCCTAAAGGAAGCAAATTTGCATTTGATGGAAAAGTGGTATCTGCAAATTTAGGTAGAAGTTTAGAAGAAAAATTAAATAAAAATAATATAAAAATTATTTATGAGTTTGACTTAGTAGATAAAATTTATAAAAATAGACCTAAATTACCAACTGAAAGTGCTTTTTTACACGATTTAAGCTACTGTGGTGAAAGTTTTTCTAGTAAATTAAAAAGAGTAAGAGAAAAAATGAAGGAAATGAAAGCTATAACTTATATAATAACTAGTTTAGATGATATTGGGTGGCTTTTGAATTTAAGGGGAAAAGATGTAGATTTTAATCCAGTAGTACTTTCATATTTAATAGTTACATTAGAAGCTATTTTTTTATTTATAGATAAAGATAAAATTAATAAAGATATAATTAAAGAGTTAAATAAAGAAAATACAATTATAAAAAATTATGAGGAAATATATGAATTTATAAAAATTGTAAATAAGGATGAATCCGTATTAATAGATCCAAATAAAGTTAGTTATTATATATATAAATGTTTAAATAAAGATATTAAAAAAATAGAATCCATTGATATAACTACTAAAATGAAGTGTATAAAAAATAAAGTAGAATTAGAAAATGCAAGAAATAGTCACATAAAAGATGGGATTGCAATTACAAAGTTTATATACTGGCTAAAAAATAATGTAGGAAAATTAAATATAACAGAACTAAGTGCAAGTGAGAAATTAGAAAGTTTAAGAAAAGAACAAGATGGATTTATAGAACCAAGTTTTAATACTATAGCAGCATATAAAGATCATGCTGCAATGCTGCATTATAGTGCAGTCCTAGATAATCAATATGAATTAGAAAAAGAAGGGTTGTTTTTGATAGACTCTGGAGGGCAATATTATGATGGGACAACAGATATAACTAGAACTATTGTTTTAGGTGATATAAATGATGAATTAAAAGAAAAATTTACAGCAGTTGTAAGAGGGATGATTTGCTTATCAAAAGCGAAGTTTTTATATGGAACAAGAGGTGTAAACTTAGATGTTTTGGCAAGAGGACCATTATGGGAATGTGATATAGATTATAAGTGTGGAACAGGACATGGTATAGGATTTCTTTTAAATGTACATGAAGGGCCAAATAGTTTTTATTGGAAAATTAATGATGGTAAAGTAAATAACCCTATAATTGAAGAAGGTATGATAACAACTAATGAGCCAGGGATATATGTTGATGGTTCATATGGAATAAGAATTGAAAATGAGATAGTAGCTAAAAAGGGAATAAAAAATGAATATGGTCAATTTATGTATTTTGAAACTATTACTTATGCTCCTATAGACTTAGACGGTATAGATATAAAATATATGAATAAAGATGAAATAACATATTTAAATAAATATCACAAATTAGTATATGAAAAAATTTCTCCATATTTAAGTGAAGAAGAGAAAAGTTGGTTAAAAGAGTACACTAGAGAAATATAA